A genomic stretch from Chaetodon auriga isolate fChaAug3 chromosome 17, fChaAug3.hap1, whole genome shotgun sequence includes:
- the parp10 gene encoding protein mono-ADP-ribosyltransferase PARP10 produces the protein MPVESPEERTVEVLALPPGVDEELLSLYFENKRRSGGGPLVSVEKKGDGAVLVFEEAEAAARVLSKGHHVVHNVELSVRKPASKDPCRLLLRGINPSTSPEMIELYVENMMGLNVSDYTLHPSPGRDFILIHLSQPLSKDFQNLSAKISKRKLDGAEVALEQIEQTDSVLVENLHPGVAPDMLTLYFESRGGGNQKVKEVTVLSEGTAKVSFVSYDSVGLVLDQPHKLEGADLVVTPYFDFLQPTQSLTSQDSGAGSRHVTERNSEDLSDTQMQTSAPMVVSANSQSSSQTASEPLAAREAVEEVAEEAMEDHMEDEDVLSSHIPVTDLVKLALFQFSSLQRDIEKAHPNLTMQIKDDGVHVAGADRQTLELIKHSILDYFGKMAETHFTLEPEKAEFLARKDVKERLLQTMNQSGSPPAMYTVSHCNVVVTSVSQDSANQACSFLKSQLGHFSIPMDTEYEGMFYCREWSEFLQALGFSSVKVSEQGGNIDVLTLKGMESEKQTAILQFLTTPIERDTVISMEPGMLKYIQVHCHQLLADMDQVSIFPLEAEDVCGLKIHGRAVACQMAEEVLQGIVSSICTRTITVNAPGVTRFLSDEECKRILKEMETKFQVYIITKHVPWEPLPHQDIFETAWTMMSHTNFQRVFLDGQDSKSDSMQTDDNVAAGRGLLEEAKRIVSAIDGRLEEGVSNSDQLDDMDDMDLYTAEDPTSLTDQDSDVIFVGTSQPSAEGNAVTGFLQMNDRPLDLSSDLEEEAQMSLAIQYSMESSLWSMEDEEKQLQKALELSKKMIQHEASCSSNDKSRHADQLKRGISVSLQDAIKAANTIQLHVFAGYSCDLIRVDIAFGKKVSQRQVEEKLEHRTVKNMSEYHRKCLELIKRKHAVEIQVQGTIITVSGFKDFVTGALCDVKLLLEKLSNFVSDQEILKTVQWVHHDPVSSDTTPYSPDATLFIENVWRMKLKAIDILLDNLPHTIDFEKMQECNIRSGKSVKISRKLVNLGDLGEDVPEEEYSLLSNLPEVTKVDEDSDEFQNVVKSFYETIHEYHSKIRIIQVEKLMNRLLYNQYKLKKASVLQRATYPEVERTLYHGTSETSVKEICVHGFNRSFCGKNATVYGQGVYFAVNSALSVHDQYSPPNADGHKFIFVSKVLTGDYTKGCHSMRAAPLKETGNIPLRYDSVTDDITKPNMFVIFNDTQAFPEYLITCQRIHR, from the exons ATGCCTGTTGAAAGCCCGGAGGAGAGGACGGTGGAGGTGCTGGCGCTGCCCCCAGGAGTGGACGAggagctgctctctctgtacTTTGAGAACAAGCGGCGCTCCGGGGGAGGTCCACTGGTCTCTGTGGAGAAGAAAGGCGATGGAGCCGTGCTGGTGTTTGAAGAGGCAGAAG CTGCAGCCCGAGTTTTGTCTAAAGGGCACCACGTTGTGCATAATGTGGAGCTGAGTGTGAGAAAGCCGGCCTCGAAGGACCCGTGTAGACTGCTGCTGCGAGGGATCAACCCCAGCACCAGCCCTGAGATGATAGAGCTCTACGTGGAGAACATGATGGGGCTGAACGTGTCTGACTACACTCTGCATCCCTCGCCGGGGAGAGATTTCATCCTCATTCACCTCAGCCAGCCCCTCTCGAAAG atTTCCAAAACCTCAGTGCTAAAATCTCCAAAAGGAAGCTCGATGGGGCCGAGGTAGCTCTCGAACAGATTGAGCAAACTGACTCCGTTTTAGTGGAGAACCTGCACCCTGGCGTCGCTCCAGACATGCTCACGTTGTATTTTGAGAGCAGGGGAGGTGGAAATCAGAAGGTGAAGGAGGTCACAGTGCTTTCAGAGGGCACAGCCAAGGTGTCCTTTGTCAGTTATGACT CCGTGGGCCTCGTCCTGGATCAGCCGCACAAACTGGAAGGTGCTGATCTTGTCGTGACGCCGTACTTCGACTTTCTTCAACCCACACAAAGCTTAACATCGCAAGACTCTGGAGCTGGAAGCCGACATGTAACGGAGAGAAACTCAGAGGATCTGAGTGATACGCAGATGCAGACGAGTGCTCCCATGGTGGTCAGTGCAAACAGCCAGTCCTCCTCTCAGACGGCCTCAGAGCCCCTTGCTGCCCGTGAGGCAGTAGAGGAGGTGGCGGAGGAAGCCATGGAGGATCACATGGAGGACGAAGATGTGCTATCAAGTCATATTCCTGTCACTGACCTGGTAAAACTTGCTCTGTTTCAATTCAGCTCCCTTCAGCGGGACATTGAAAAGGCTCACCCAAATCTCACCATGCAAATCAAAGATGATGGTGTGCACGTGGCAGGTGCTGACAGACAAACGCTTGAGCTGATTAAACACTCTATCTTGGACTACTTTGGCAAAATGGCTGAGACTCATTTCACCCTCGAGCCGGAAAAGGCTGAGTTCCTCGCAAGAAAGGATGTGAAAGAGCGACTACTGCAGACCATGAATCAATCTGGATCACCGCCGGCCATGTACACCGTATCACACTGTAACGTTGTAGTAACCTCAGTATCCCAGGACTCGGCTAACCAGGCATGTAGCTTTTTGAAATCCCAGCTGGGTCACTTCAGCATACCGATGGACACAGAGTATGAAGGCATGTTTTATTGCAGAGAATGGTCTGAGTTCCTGCAGGCTCTGGGTTTCTCCTCTGTGAAGGTGTCAGAGCAGGGAGGGAATATTGATGTGTTGACTCTGAAGGGGATGGAGAGTGAGAAGCAGACTGCAATCCTGCAGTTTCTCACCACGCCCATTGAGAGGGACACAGTCATCTCGATGGAGCCGGGCATGCTGAAGTACATCCAGGTCCATTGTCATCAGCTGCTGGCCGACATGGACCAAGTGTCTATCTTTCCGCTCGAGGCAGAGGATGTTTGTGGGTTAAAG ATCCATGGCCGTGCTGTTGCCTGTCAAATGGCTGAGGAGGTGTTGCAAGGTATCGTCTCTTCTATCTGCACCAGAACCATCACAGTAAACGCTCCGGGAGTGACCCGGTTTTTAAGCGATGAGGAGTGCAAGAGAATCCTGAAAGAGATGGAGACCAAGTTTCAGGTGTATATCATCACAAAGCACGTCCCATGGGAACCCCTGCCGCACCAG gACATTTTTGAAACTGCATGGACCATGATGTCCCACACAAACTTCCAGAGAGTGTTTTTGGATGGGCAGGACTCAAAATCAGATTCAATGCAAACTGATGATAATGTTGCTGCAGGCAGAG GCCTTTTAGAGGAGGCAAAGAGAATCGTCTCAGCCATTGATGGAAGACTCGAGGAGGGTGTGTCCAATTCAGACCAACTTGATGACATGGATGACATGGACCTGTACACAGCCGAGGATCCGACCAGCCTGACAGACCAAGACTCTGATGTGATATTTGTGGGTACTTCCCAGCCCTCAGCTGAAGGGAACGCTGTGACTGGGTTTCTCCAGATGAATGATCGACCTCTTGACCTTTCTAGCGACCTTGAAGAAGAGGCCCAAATGTCTCTAGCCATCCAGTACTCTATGGAGTCAAGCCTTTGGTCcatggaggatgaggagaaacagcTGCAAAAAGCCTTGGAGCTGTCCAAGAAAATGATCCAACATGAAGCATCCTGTAGTAGTAACGACAAGAGCCGCCATGCTGACCAGCTGAAGAGGGGCATCAGTGTTTCTTTACAGGACGCCATCAAGGCAGCCAACACCATACAACTACATGTGTTTGCAGGTTATAGTTGTGACCTGATTCGGGTGGACATAGCCTTCGGGAAGAAGGTCAGCCAGAGACAGGTCGAGGAGAAACTGGAGCACAGGACTGTGAAGAACATGTCCGAGTACCACAGGAAGTGTCTGGAGTTGATCAAGAGGAAGCACGCAGTCGAGATTCAGGTTCAGGGCACCATAATCACTGTTTCTGGCTTCAAGGACTTTGTGACCGGAGCACTCTGTGacgtgaagctgctgctggagaaattGTCCAATTTTGTGTCTGACCAGGAAATTCTGAAAACCGTCCAGTGGGTGCATCACGACCCGGTCTCTTCAGACACGACTCCGTATTCGCCCGACGCTACATTATTCATCGAGAATGTTTGGCGGATGAAGCTGAAGGCGATTGATATCTTGCTAGACAATCTGCCTCACACCATAGACTTTGAAAAAATGCAAGAATGCAACATTAGGTCGGGGAAATCTGTGAAAATCTCCAGGAAGTTGGTCAATTTAGGGGATTTGGGTGAGGATGTGCCAG AAGAGGAATACTCTCTGCTGTCAAACCTGCCTGAAGTAACCAAAGTCGATGAGGACTCTGATGAATTTCAGAATGTGGTGAAGAGCTTCTATGAGACCATTCACGAATACCACAGCAAAATCAGAATCATACAG GTGGAGAAGCTCATGAATCGACTGCTGTACAACCAGTACAAGTTAAAGAAGGCGAGCGTACTGCAGCGTGCCACGTATCCGGAAGTCGAACGGACCCTCTACCACGGCACAAGTGAGACGAGCGTGAAGGAGATCTGTGTTCATGGATTCAACAGAAGCTTCTGTGGAAAGAATG CCACCGTCTATGGTCAGGGGGTGTATTTCGCTGTCAACTCTGCGCTGTCTGTCCATGATCAGTACTCACCCCCAAACGCAGATGGACACAAGTTCATTTTCGTGTCGAAGGTTCTAACGGGAGACTACACTAAAGGCTGCCATTCGATGAGGGCGGCCCCGCTGAAAGAGACTGGTAATATACCCCTCAGATACGACAGCGTGACCGACGACATCACCAAGCCGAACATGTTTGTCATCTTCAACGACACGCAGGCTTTCCCTGAATATCTCATCACATGCCAGAGAATCCACCGCTGA
- the LOC143335705 gene encoding CMP-N-acetylneuraminate-beta-galactosamide-alpha-2,3-sialyltransferase 1-like: MSLPRRRKIRTFFLLFCIIIFTTFLFSYTFRDPSLYFFKYAFRLSDNFFSKGLCACRQCMTELEDDPWFVERFNQSIHPLMTRENSVLSDETFKWWQWLQSEKKPASYSGVVEELFQVIPDEVLYMDAGPDRCRTCSVVGNSGNLKGSQYGGLIDSSDFIIRMNQAPTNGFEADVGARTTHHLMYPESAIDLDNTTNLVLIPFKTLDLQWIISALTTGTIKHTYVPVPSRIKANRDKVLIYSPTFFKYVYESWLEGHGRYPSTGFLTLLFAVHICDEVNVFGFGADQYGNWHHYWEKNHLAGAFRHTGVHDGDYEYNVTLLLAEKHKIRMFKGR, translated from the exons ATGTCTCTACCCAGGCGGAGGAAAATCAggactttttttctgctgttttgcatCATTATATTCACAACATTCCTGTTCAGTTACACTTTCCGGGACCCCTCGCTGTACTTCTTCAAGTACGCTTTTCGCCTGTCAGACAACTTTTTTTCCAAAGGGCTGTGCGCCTGTCGACAGTGCATGACGGAGCTGGAGGACGACCCCTGGTTTGTTGAGCGGTTCAATCAGTCCATCCACCCTCTGATGACCAGGGAGAACAGTGTCCTCTCCGATGAAACCTTTAAATGGTGGCAG TGGTTGCAGTCAGAGAAGAAGCCGGCCAGTTACAGCGGAGTGGTGGAGGAGCTGTTCCAGGTCATCCCTGATGAGGTGCTCTACATGGACGCCGGCCCCGACCGCTGCAGGACATGTTCCGTGGTGGGAAACTCTGGGAACCTGAAAGGGTCCCAGTATGGCGGTCTCATCGACTCCAGTGATTTCATCATAAG AATGAACCAGGCTCCCACCAATGGTTTTGAGGCGGATGTGGGCGCCAGAACAACACATCATCTCATGTATCCAGAAAGTGCCATTGACCTGGACAACACCACCAATCTTGTGCTGATCCCTTTCAAGACTCTGGACCTGCAGTGGATCATTAGCGCTCTGACCACCGGTACCATTAAACA CACGTATGTACCTGTTCCGTCCAGGATAAAGGCAAACAGAGATAAG GTGTTGATTTACAGTCCCACATTTTTCAAATACGTCTATGAGTCATGGCTTGAGGGTCATGGACGATATCCTTCCACTGGCTTCCTCACATTACTGTTTGCTGTCCACATCTGTGACGAG GTCAATGTGTTTGGATTCGGCGCAGACCAGTATGGAAACTGGCACCACTACTGGGAGAAGAACCATTTGGCTGGGGCTTTCCGACACACAGGAGTCCATGACGGAGATTACGAATATAATGTCACCCTGCTGCTggcagaaaagcacaaaatccgAATGTTTAAAGGCAGATGA